AAAGCTTCGGCAGGTAGAGACTATCCCCTCAAAAAAATCCCCTTCTGGAAGAATAACACCCATATTCGCACATATAGGCTCGAAAATCACTCCTGCGACACGACCCCCAATCATATTCATGACTTCTTGGAAAATCTTAAGATCATTGTAGGGTAAAATTAACGTAAGAGGTAGACAGGGATCACAAGAAAAATATTTATCTACAAGGTTAACGAGATTATGGAGATTTTCTTCATTTATAGGGACTCCCTTTAACAACACATCCGCGTGCCCATGATAGCACCCTAAAAACTTAATAATTATTTCTCGTCCTGTAGCTCCACATGCTAAGCGTACAGCTGTCATAGTTGCTTCCGTCCCTGAAGAGACAAATCGCAACTTGTATTCATCTAATTCTAAAGCGGAAAAAATGGTATTTGCTAAAGCGAGTTCATTTTCTGATGTCAGCCCGTAAGAGGTCCCTCGAGATGCTGAGGTGTGAACAGCTTCTAAAATTTTGGGGTGGCTATGACCATGAATTAGCGATCCCCAAGATCCGCATAAGTCAATAAAGCTTTTCCCCTGGCTATCTGTAAATATATCTCGAGATGCGCTAGTAACAATAGGAGGGACTATACCCACGGGACTACAAGCCCTTATTGGAGAGTTTACCCCTCCAGGAAAATATTTACATGCTTCGGCATATGTCGCTTTATACTCATCAACAACAGGCATAATCACCCCCTTATATGTCGGGGGTTATTCTGAGCCATAGCGTCTTTAAAGCCTAGGAAAAGACAAGGGGTCTTATTAAATAAGTAGAGATTAATTTAACAAAAGATTTTCAGGAACTGTGGATAACGATGCGTATTTCCCTCCCAGATCCTTAAGGATTACATGCCAGAGATTTTCGGGTTCATCAGTAAATACGTAATCGTAGCTTGCAGGGGCTAAAAACCAATTCCCGTCTAAAAATTCTCTTTCTAGCTGTCCTGCTTGCCAACCGCTATAGCCAAAACATAGATTTATACTTGGTCCTGTATCGCTAGAGGCGACCTCTTGCAAGAAAGACAAGTCTCCTCCCAGGTATACGGAGGGGCATATCTCTAGGGTTTGCTCGGGAATCTCAGAACAAGAATGTAAAAGCATCATTTGGTTAGCCTGAAGAGGGCCTCCCATACAAAAGCGAATATTATTATTAGATACTTTATCTACAGAAAAAATATCGTCGGAGATTTCCAATCCCAATGTTTTATTTAAAATTAGGCCGAAAGAACCGTTGAGGCTGTGCTCACATAGCAAAATCACACTACGGGCAAACACCCCCTGATCAGTGTCGGGAGACGCTAATAACAAAGAGCCTTTTTCTAAAATCGCGTAAGGAATTTTTACCATAGGATATTCATTTATGATTTTTTATTTTATTCTTGATAGGGAACAACATTATCAAACACTGACTTCACACAAAGAATAGGAACTTGGTGAGTAAGTGCTAGAGGGATGCTATCGCTCGGGCGAGCATCAATATCGGTAATATAGAGAAAATCGCCTTGTTTTTGTTGTAGAAACAGCCGCGTATAAAAAACATTATCTTTGTAGTCACTGATAACTACACGTAACACATTGATATCAAAACCAGAAAAAACAAAATTTAGTAGGTCGTGGGTTACTGGCCTTGATAGAGAAAAATGCTTAGGATCGGAATTATGAAACGCCTGTCCCATGGACACATGACCATAAATTGCAAATTTTTTCTCTTCGGTACCTACAACAATTCCTGCGTAATGACAAAAACTTACTAGCTTATAAAAATTAAGCAAAACCAAGGGTGTATCTTGGAGTAATTCTTTTTCTATACTCATACTATGCCGGTGTTCTTTTTACTAATTTGGCCATTGGCATAACCAAACCATACCTCAACATTTGCTATAACAAACCCGACTTCAATAATACCATGAATTTGTAACAGCTTCAGAAGATCTTCCTCGGGATGAGGATATACATTCGGAGTATGAATATCGTAAATATAATTTCCGTTATTAGTTATAAAACATTCCCCTAGGGAATTTACCCGTAGTTTCCCGCGATATCCCATAGCTTCTATAGTATGAATAATCGCGTTCTTTCCAAACGGACTAATCTCCACAGGAACGCCAAACTTTCCCAAAACATTCACGGATTTACTTTCATCAGCAAGTATTAAACAGCGCTTGCCAGATTGTAATAAGATTTTCTCTCGAAAAAGGGCGCCTCCCCCACCTTTAATCATTCGCAATTGGGGATCTATCTCATCGGCACCGTCAACAACAAGATCAACTTCGACAAATTTTTCATCATCAATAAGGGGAATCCCCAAGCTGCTAGCTAGGAAATGAGACTCTTTTGAAGAGGCCACAGCTTGGATATCTAATTGTTCATTTTTTCTCTTTTCTGCAAGAGCTTGGATAAATTCCCCAGCTGTAGAACCGCTTCCTAAACCTAAAAGCATTCCTGAGCTTACCAAAGCAGTAGCTTCTCGAGCTAAGCTTTTCTTTACGTTTAAATAGGCATCTTCTTTCACTACGTGTCTTCCCTATATTCTCTGACTACTCAGTTTTTGTTTTTCAGGCAAAAACTAAAGATCCTGATTATACTAATATAATTACCATCGGAAGGTCAAATAGGGATATATTTCAATGATGATCTCGTGATCCTGCAGATCTTCTTGAATTGTGGTGAATCTTGAAAAAATTATAGAGAAGGTTACTACCAATCTCTCCAGGTTTTATAAGCCTGCTGAGGATCAAAATCTTCAGCAGTATCATCTGTGGAGACTTCTTCTATCTGTTGCCACAACTTCGAATTGAATAACTTTTCTAAATGTTGTCCATGATTTCTGGTAAGATTTTCCAACATCATTTTAGCTTCTGCGTTCAAAACACAAATTCCCAAGCCTAGATACATCCAATGTAGAAATTGCTTTTTATCTTCTTGATTTAAAGGGTGGGTTAGCAAGGATTCATGAATAATAGCCTGAACACGAGGATCCTCACTCCAAACAGTATAATTTAAAAATTTCTGTGATAAAACTGCTAGCTTCTGATAATTTTCCATAGATATTAAAGAAAATACAGGTAGGAAACTGGGATGGAAAATCCCTGGGAATGTTCCTTTGCCATGTACTAATTCTCCTAATTCCCTAGTATCATATTTTCGAAGAACTGCAGAAGAAAATTTCGCCAACCAATAACTCGGACAATGCTCTTGAACTATAGAGTCTAGATCTAATAGTCCTTCTTGCCTTAGGCGCCCTATGAGGGCTTTTGACTCTGGAAGAAGCTCCGCATAGGCATCAAGAACTTTCTGAGAATCCGCGAAGACATCTGCAGAATCCCCGGCTGCTAAATATGCTAATCTATACAATTCGCTTAAAGTTAAAGGATATTTAGACAATAGGGATACGTAATCAACAGTTCCATCTTTATCCACTACTGGGATCAAAAATGCTCCAGGATACGCAGATTGAATAAGCTCTCCGAGGCGTTGGTGACCCTCGAAAACTTCTTTTTTGGAAAGAGTGACTTTCAGCCTTATAGCGCTGGCAACTAATACAACAAGAGCTCCTAAGATCAAGGGGATCCCGAAACTAGCGCATATAGGAGCCAGCGGAATAGCAAATAGTAACGCTATTATCACAAGGGCGCACAAGGTAATTACAGCAATAAGCGCATGATGCGCTTTTGGCTTTTCCAATTTACAACAAGAAAGAAAGTTATTCAGAACTTTAGATCCCTCAAAACTTATTGAATTATTTACTGCCATTTCTCAAAAACCAACATCTTTATGAGTTTTAATCCCTAAAAACTAAAACTTATTTAATAAAAAACCGCGTAGTTAGCATTACCTAGTAACAAAACCACCCGTCCTCAGCTAAAATCTACTTGTAATTTTCTCGCTTATAATCTCGTCTCAAAAAGATTAAGACCCCGAGATTCCTTACTTCATATTTTTGCAATCTTATAAGTTCCCTTTTGATTTTACTCTTCTGTTGGAAGAATCATTTCCTGCCCACACAGCAACGCCTCTTCATGATCATAGTTTTCATCACTCTCATTGAAAACAGTAAGAAGCTTATCTTCTGAATAACCCGTTAAAGATACACCTTCGAACAGGCCTAAAAACATAATATCTAATTTACCGAGCAACCGAATTTGATCCCAAGACACTCCATGATCAAATAAACGGCGGAACCAGCTATCTTTGTTAATATTTTCAACAGGATCGCCATTATCCTGAAACAATCGCCATTGAGGAACTTGCTCCAACCTATTTAGCATTCGCGTTTGCAAATCAGAGACCACCGCTGCGGTTTGATGCCAAAGCCCATTTTTCATAAATTCTCTAAGAAGGGTATGCTCTTCTTCTTTCATAACTTTAGCAAGAAACCAAGTCCGAGTATCAAATGCTGTATAAGTGTCGTCTACAAATCCTAAAGATGATGTCCAATAGCTTTCTGGGGACATTCCTTTTGCTTGAGGAAACTGAGGATCTCCTAGAGCGATAAAACGTTTTACAAGGTACGCTGGGCAACGCCCGGTTAAGAAATCGTCAAAATTGGGTCTGAGTTTCTTACTAGCATCCTTTTTGAGTTTATCGAGACCAAAACTCTCTGCCTTTGTCTTAGCGCTACCTTCCAGCTGTGCCGAAAAGCGAGAATTTACCCAACGCATGACTCCGCGTAACTCTTGTATCGTCACTCCCTTCTCAACAATAAAGTTGTACATCGCGTTGCCGTAAAAGAGTCGTATCTCTTCTAGGAATGGCTTTGGCATAGGAGTTTTAGGATAGATAGAAGAAACAGCAAAGTATCCTGCAATTCCCGCTGCGAGAATTCCTAGAACGGCAACGGCAATAACTGCGGGATGCACGATTCCGCAAGCAACTATCGCAGTAACCACAGTTGCGATTATGATAAGAGCTATGCTTGCTATAGCATACGCATGCTTTTGCAGCGTCTCCAGTATTCTTTCTCTCAAAGGTTGCTGTTCAATTAGGGGCTGTCCTTGGCCGACGTTGAAGACAAAAGCGATGCCCATAGAAATCTCCTATTAAAAACTATAACGGACATTTTAACAGAAACAGCGCATTCGAAAAAACACTTAAATGGTTAAACCTCTGTTTGTTAGAAATTCTTTGCAAGACAAAAAGTAAAGGATATTTAGACAATAGAGATATGTAATCAACAGTTCCAGCTTTACCCACTACTGGGATCAAAAATGCTCCAGGACACGCAAGGTAATTACAGCCAGAAGCGCATAATGCGCTTTTGGCTTTTCCAGTAAGTTCCCTTTTGATCTTACTCTTTTGGAAGAATCATTTCCTGCCCGCAAATCAACGCCTCTTCATGATCATAGTTTTCATTACTCTCATTGAAAGCAGTAAGAAGCTTCTCGTCATAACCCTCTAAAGGTATACCTTCGAATAGGCCTAAAAACATAATATCTATTTTACCGAGCATCTGAATTTGAGCCCAAGACACCCCATGATCAAATAAACGACGGAACCAGCGATCATCGTTAATATTTTCAATAGGATCGCCATTTTCTTTAAACAACTGCCATGTAGGAACATGCTCCAGCCTATTTAGCATTCGCGTTTGCAAATCAGAGATCACCGCTGTGGTTTGATGCCAAAGCCCATTTTTCGTAAATTCGCTAAGAAGGGTATATTCTTCTTTTGTCATAACTTGAGCTAGCAACCAAGTCCGAGTATCAAATGCTGTATAAGTGTCATCTACAAATCCTAAAGGTGATGTCCAATATCTTTCTGGGGACATTCCTTTTTCTTGAGGAAGCTGAGGGTCTCCTAGAGCGACAAAACGTCGCATAAGGTACGCTGGGCAGTTTTGGACTAAAAAATCGTCAAATAAGGGTCTGTATTCCTTCCTAGCATCATTTTTGAGTTTATTGAGACCAAAACTCTCTGCCTTTATCTTAGCGCTGCCTCTCAGCTGTGTCGAAAATCCAGAATTTACCCAACGCATGACTACGCGCAACTCATGTATCGTCACTCCCTTCTTAACAATAAAGTTGTACATCACGTCGCCATAACAATATCGTATCTCCTCTAGGAATCCCTTTGGTATAGGAGTTTTAGCATCAGGACATATAGAAGAAACAGCAAAGTATCCTGCAATTCCTGCTGCGAGAATTCCTACAACGGCAACGGCAATAACTGCGGGATGAACGATTCCGCAAGCAACTATCGCAGTAACCACAGTTGCGATTATGATAAGAGCTACGCTTGCTATAGCGTACGCGTGCTTTTGCACTCCCTCCAGTATTCTTTCTCTCAAAGGTTCAATTAGAGGCTGTCCCTGGCCGATGTTGGAAGTTGAAGCCATTCCCATAGAACTCTCCTATAAAAAAAGTATAACGGACATTTTACCAGAAACAGCGCATTCAATTGAATATTTAAACACTTAAACTTCTGTTTGTTAGAAATTCTTTGCAAGGCACAAAGTAAAGGATATTGATAAATACCCTACTTTGTATAACTCTTTAAGAAAGTATAAAGAATGTTTACAGAGAACTTATTCTGTTTCTCCTTCTTGTACAAAGTCCATGACGCACTGCAAGGCTTTATCATGCAGGTAGGTTTTTTCATCATCCTCATTCATATAGGGATAGATAGCCTCCCTAAAATACCTCAGGCTCCCTCCCTCCCATAAACCTGCAGTAAATACACCGGCTATTTTAAATAACTGAAGTTGTTCCCAACCTATCTTGTGTGCAAATATACGCTAAAACCAGGTGTCATCCTTAATATTTTCGGTAATAACGTCCCTTGTCTCAAGGAGGTCTTGTTTGGGTATTTTTGCCAATTTTTCCAACATGCTACGTTGCAAACAAGAAAGGCGCCACGAGGTCATCTCCCAAAAACCTTTTCTCATGGAATCACTAAGCGCCTGGTATTCTCGTTTCTCCAAAACTTCAGCAAGTAGATAAGTCCTGGTATCAAACACTGTATATACGCCTTCGGACCATAAAGATTTTTTAGAAAACCCTAAAGGAGCTGTCCAATACTCTTGTGGGGACATTCCCTTAGCCGCAGCAACTTTAGGATCCCCAGCATCAATTATCTTTTTCACAAAGTAAATGGGGCAATTCACAAGCAAAAATGACTCAAATAGGAAATTTATAGATGTGGCGGCCTTTTTAAGTTTCTTTAAACCAAAATTCTTTGCTTTTATCTGAGCAGTTCCTGTTAACATGTTCATATCAAATCCCGAATCCACCCATCTCATGAACGAACGTAATTCTTGAATCGTCAACAGTTGTTTAACAGCAAACTCATAGAGAACATCACCGTAACAGGCTTTAAACGCACCTAAAAAGGATTTTGGCAAAGGAGGCTCTAAGGAAGGCCGTATGGAGGAAATAGCAAAATACCCTGCAACTCCTGCTAATAAAATTCCTGCTACAGCAGCTGCTATAAACAGAGGCGGTACCCCCCCCCCCCCCAAAGCAACGAGAGCCGTGACAGCCGCGGCCATTAGAATTAGTATAATACTCACAATAGGCAGCACACGCATTTGTAAGCATTCTATAACTTTATCCTTCCGCAATCCTGAGGTAACCAAATCTTCGGAAGTCACGCGTGTTCTTATTTGAACAATACTCATAAAAATTGACACAATGAAAGAATTAAAAGTCGTAGTTTAACAAAAACAGCGCATTGTATTAAATGCCTAACTAATTAAACTTCTGCCATTAAAATAATTTTGATTGCTATCTTGGACCTAAGACCAAAATGCACGGTGAGGATAGAGACTGGGAATATCCCAGTCTCTAATTTCTTTGATATTATAGATTATTCTTCTGAGGGATCCTCTTCCTCTGAGGAATTGTTGAGTTCATCAAGGAAGTCTACTACACAGGTCAAAGCTATATTATGATCGTAGTTTTCGATGTCACTTTCCCTCGTATGTTGACGAATTATTTCTCCATAACCGTCGAAGTCCGTCCTGTCTAATACACTTGCGTGAATGCACCCTACTTTAAGAAATAGCTGGATTTGGCTCCAAGATGTCCCATGAGCAAATAAACGGCGGAACCAGTCATCGTCAGAAACCTTTTCGATAGTCTCAGAATATTCTTCCAATAAATCTCGTTCGGGAACACTTTTCAATCTCTCTAACATACGCGTTTGCAAATCAGAGACCACTGCTGTGGTTTGATGCCAAAGCCCATTTCTCTTAAAATCTCTAAGGAGCTCATACTCTTCTCGTTTCATAACTTGAGCTAGCAACCAAGTCCGAATACCAAATACTGTGCATTCGTCATCAACAAATCCTAAAGGAGCTGTCCAATACTCTTCTGGAAGCATACCCTTAGCCTTAGGAAACTCAGGTTTCCCTAGTAATATAAACCATCTTGTAAAGTAAATTGGGCAATGCCCCATTAAGAAATCGTCAAATAATGGTCTAGGTTTTTCCTCAGCCCCCTTTCTGAGTTTATCAAGGCCAAAACTCTCTGCCTTTATCTTAGCGCTACCTTTCAGCTGTGTCGAAAATCCAGAAGTTACCCACCTGACAACTTTGCGCAACTCTTGTATCGTCACTCCCTTCTTAACAATAAAGTTGTACATAACATCACCGTACCAATAGCGGACTGCTGTTAAAAATGACTCAGGAATAGGAGTTTTGACTTTAGGAAACATAAAAAAAATAGCGAAGCATCCTAGAACACCTGCTAATAAAATTCCTCCTACGGCAGCTGCTATAAACACAGTAGGGACTCCTCCCCCTCCCAAAGCAACGAGAGCGGTGACTATCACAGCCATCAAAACAAGCACAACACTCGCTATGGCAAGCGCAAGCCCTGGTAACTTGTTAATGATTCTAGTTTTGAGATTTGTCCTCTCAACCTGAGGATCAGTAGTATTAACAGTGGGAATTGACATAGATGTCATAGAAAACCTTCATAAGAGAAAAACTGAAACAAGCATTCTATCAAAAATAACAGACGAATTAAATGCTTAACCAAATAAATTTCTTATGTTTAAAATTTCCATCTCATGATAGTGCCTGAAAGATCTTTGTTGGAAAAAAATGTACTTAGGAAGTCTAACAAAACAACCCTGCATTACACGCTAGAGCTTTTCGATGACTGTAAAGAAGAGTATCTTCTTCATTTGCATAATGATAGATATCTCTTCTGTAATCGTTGAGATCACATCCCTCCAACACGCCAATATCGGCAATACCTACTTTCTTAAACTGTTCCAATTGTACTCTGTTCACCCCATGAACGAATAAACGGCGAAACCAATCTGTATCTTTTATATTTTCAGCAAGGTTGCCATTCTTTTCGAAAAGAGAACATTTGGGAATGTTGTCTAATACTTGTAACATACGCTTTTGAAGATCCGCGATCTTGTCTGTAGTTTGATCCCAACTCCCAATACGCATAGAATGATCAAGAAACTGGTGTTCTTCTTCTGTTATAACTTGAGCTAGTAACCACGTTCGGGTATCGAGCATTGTACGTTTGTCTTCGGCAAATCCTAAAGGGGCTGTCCAGTAATCTAGAGGTGTCATATTCTTAGATTTTGCGAGATCTATTTCCCCGGAATTAATGAGGCTCTTTATAAAATATGCTGGGCAGTTTATGACTAAAAAATCGTCAAAGTCAAATA
This window of the Chlamydia sp. BM-2023 genome carries:
- a CDS encoding glutamate-1-semialdehyde 2,1-aminomutase, translated to MPVVDEYKATYAEACKYFPGGVNSPIRACSPVGIVPPIVTSASRDIFTDSQGKSFIDLCGSWGSLIHGHSHPKILEAVHTSASRGTSYGLTSENELALANTIFSALELDEYKLRFVSSGTEATMTAVRLACGATGREIIIKFLGCYHGHADVLLKGVPINEENLHNLVNLVDKYFSCDPCLPLTLILPYNDLKIFQEVMNMIGGRVAGVIFEPICANMGVILPEGDFFEGIVSTCRSFSALSIVDEVVTGFRMGIKGVSARFTTAPDITVYGKILGGGMPVAAICAHQNIMNHLAPLGKVFQAGTLSGNPIAMAVGNASIKLCLEEDFYSKLDKLVDEFLSPIEQVIFSKGLPVSLVRAGSMFSFFFSKTSPKNFHEAQLCNHEQFGNFYRHAFSQGVYLSPSPLEASFLSSVHSEENLAYTQNVLIDSLMATFEGI
- a CDS encoding YqgE/AlgH family protein, giving the protein MVKIPYAILEKGSLLLASPDTDQGVFARSVILLCEHSLNGSFGLILNKTLGLEISDDIFSVDKVSNNNIRFCMGGPLQANQMMLLHSCSEIPEQTLEICPSVYLGGDLSFLQEVASSDTGPSINLCFGYSGWQAGQLEREFLDGNWFLAPASYDYVFTDEPENLWHVILKDLGGKYASLSTVPENLLLN
- a CDS encoding bifunctional nuclease family protein, which translates into the protein MSIEKELLQDTPLVLLNFYKLVSFCHYAGIVVGTEEKKFAIYGHVSMGQAFHNSDPKHFSLSRPVTHDLLNFVFSGFDINVLRVVISDYKDNVFYTRLFLQQKQGDFLYITDIDARPSDSIPLALTHQVPILCVKSVFDNVVPYQE
- the rpiA gene encoding ribose 5-phosphate isomerase A; the protein is MKEDAYLNVKKSLAREATALVSSGMLLGLGSGSTAGEFIQALAEKRKNEQLDIQAVASSKESHFLASSLGIPLIDDEKFVEVDLVVDGADEIDPQLRMIKGGGGALFREKILLQSGKRCLILADESKSVNVLGKFGVPVEISPFGKNAIIHTIEAMGYRGKLRVNSLGECFITNNGNYIYDIHTPNVYPHPEEDLLKLLQIHGIIEVGFVIANVEVWFGYANGQISKKNTGIV
- a CDS encoding DUF1389 domain-containing protein, with the translated sequence MGIAFVFNVGQGQPLIEQQPLRERILETLQKHAYAIASIALIIIATVVTAIVACGIVHPAVIAVAVLGILAAGIAGYFAVSSIYPKTPMPKPFLEEIRLFYGNAMYNFIVEKGVTIQELRGVMRWVNSRFSAQLEGSAKTKAESFGLDKLKKDASKKLRPNFDDFLTGRCPAYLVKRFIALGDPQFPQAKGMSPESYWTSSLGFVDDTYTAFDTRTWFLAKVMKEEEHTLLREFMKNGLWHQTAAVVSDLQTRMLNRLEQVPQWRLFQDNGDPVENINKDSWFRRLFDHGVSWDQIRLLGKLDIMFLGLFEGVSLTGYSEDKLLTVFNESDENYDHEEALLCGQEMILPTEE
- a CDS encoding DUF1389 domain-containing protein, which codes for MGMASTSNIGQGQPLIEPLRERILEGVQKHAYAIASVALIIIATVVTAIVACGIVHPAVIAVAVVGILAAGIAGYFAVSSICPDAKTPIPKGFLEEIRYCYGDVMYNFIVKKGVTIHELRVVMRWVNSGFSTQLRGSAKIKAESFGLNKLKNDARKEYRPLFDDFLVQNCPAYLMRRFVALGDPQLPQEKGMSPERYWTSPLGFVDDTYTAFDTRTWLLAQVMTKEEYTLLSEFTKNGLWHQTTAVISDLQTRMLNRLEHVPTWQLFKENGDPIENINDDRWFRRLFDHGVSWAQIQMLGKIDIMFLGLFEGIPLEGYDEKLLTAFNESNENYDHEEALICGQEMILPKE
- a CDS encoding DUF1389 domain-containing protein, with translation MSIVQIRTRVTSEDLVTSGLRKDKVIECLQMRVLPIVSIILILMAAAVTALVALGGGGVPPLFIAAAVAGILLAGVAGYFAISSIRPSLEPPLPKSFLGAFKACYGDVLYEFAVKQLLTIQELRSFMRWVDSGFDMNMLTGTAQIKAKNFGLKKLKKAATSINFLFESFLLVNCPIYFVKKIIDAGDPKVAAAKGMSPQEYWTAPLGFSKKSLWSEGVYTVFDTRTYLLAEVLEKREYQALSDSMRKGFWEMTSWRLSCLQRSMLEKLAKIPKQDLLETRDVITENIKDDTWF
- a CDS encoding DUF1389 domain-containing protein gives rise to the protein MTSMSIPTVNTTDPQVERTNLKTRIINKLPGLALAIASVVLVLMAVIVTALVALGGGGVPTVFIAAAVGGILLAGVLGCFAIFFMFPKVKTPIPESFLTAVRYWYGDVMYNFIVKKGVTIQELRKVVRWVTSGFSTQLKGSAKIKAESFGLDKLRKGAEEKPRPLFDDFLMGHCPIYFTRWFILLGKPEFPKAKGMLPEEYWTAPLGFVDDECTVFGIRTWLLAQVMKREEYELLRDFKRNGLWHQTTAVVSDLQTRMLERLKSVPERDLLEEYSETIEKVSDDDWFRRLFAHGTSWSQIQLFLKVGCIHASVLDRTDFDGYGEIIRQHTRESDIENYDHNIALTCVVDFLDELNNSSEEEDPSEE
- a CDS encoding DUF1389 domain-containing protein, which gives rise to MTAVPVSNVNIIDPPVEQRSVKDKIIQSVQEHTLIIAGAILAIISMIVIAVVSCGATHPAVIAAATVGILMAICLAVFSLPEAVSPIPEPFLKGIKHTYGSVIYKFVVQQGVTVQELRAVLKWLRSGFTEELTKSVMTKAEMFGIQKLTKTAKKALFDFDDFLVINCPAYFIKSLINSGEIDLAKSKNMTPLDYWTAPLGFAEDKRTMLDTRTWLLAQVITEEEHQFLDHSMRIGSWDQTTDKIADLQKRMLQVLDNIPKCSLFEKNGNLAENIKDTDWFRRLFVHGVNRVQLEQFKKVGIADIGVLEGCDLNDYRRDIYHYANEEDTLLYSHRKALACNAGLFC